GATGATATTATCTCTAGTACCGATGATGTTTTGTTTCCTGCTTTTGTACAAGAATACATTCCTAAAAAATACGAATTGAGGATTTTTTTTATTGAAAGTAACTTTTTTCCCATGGCAATTTTTTCACAAAACGACCCTCAAACATCAGTTGATTTTAGAAAATATAATTATTTAAAACCCAATCGAAATACTCCTTACATCTTACCTCACGAGATCCAAGAAAAATTAAAAACTCTTATGTTAAGCCTGAAACTCAATACGGGTTCAATTGATATGATCAGGGCAACCGACGGAAGTTACGTGTTTCTAGAGGTCAATCCTGGTGGGCAGTTTGGGATGGTCTCTGAACCGTGTAACTATTATTTAGAGAAACGAGTCGCTGAATATTTAATAAATCAATCAAAAAAATATTATGAGTCAAAAGTTTTTAGAAATTGATAAATTCATCAATGAGCCAACACTCATTTCAAAACTTCCAATAACATTTAAGCTACTTGAACAATCTACTTATGATCAATTAAGTACTATCTCTCCGGTACGAAGTGATTTTCATCAAGAAAATAATTATGGAATAAAATTTTTTTATAAAACAATTTCAAAGCCATTTAACAATCCTTTTTAATTTTAAACTAATGAGCGTTTTTTTTAAAATGCATGGCAACTGTATTCCGGTCAAAGGGGCAGTTAAAAGCGTAATATGCGATCTACAGCGTCATGAGCTAAAACAAATTTCAAATGACGTTTTCGAATTATTGGAGTTACTAAAGAATCACCCTGTAGAATATCTAAAGAATATTTACACTACTGAATTTATAGATGAATCGTTAGAGTTTTGTGTTACAAACGAATTCGGCTTCTACACTGAAGAGCCTTGGCTATTTCCAGAAATAGATTTGTCGTGGGATTCACCGTATCAAATATCAAATGCAATTATTGATTCAAGCAAACAATCAAAACACAACTATAAAAAAATAATTGACGAGTTAGATGAACTTGGATGTGAAACAATACAGTTTAGATTTTACTTTTGCCCTCAATTATCTTTTCTAAACCACATACTTCTTCTTACGCAGGTAAGCAGGCTAAAGTCCATTCAACTTATATTAAAAGATGAAAATTTAATAACTCAAAAAGAACTCGAAGAAGTATGCAGAGCTAACCCAAGAATTGAAAGCATTTTCTTACATTCATCACATCTTTTTAGGATCATTGATAAAATTGAAGGAAGTCACGCCAACATAATCTATTTTACTGATAGAATTGAATCGCATGATTCATGCGGAAATATTAATAAAATGTATTTTTGTATTAATATCCCAATGTTTACTGAAGCTCACAAACTGAATACATGTCTGAATCGCAAAATATCAATTGACGTTAATGGCGACATAAAGAATTGTCCTTCTATGACGCGTCACTTTGGAAACATACACAACACTTCATTACATAGTGCAATTATTCAAAAAGAATTTAAAGATTTATGGCTTATAAATAAGGATCAAATTGAAGTTTGTAAGATTTGTGAATTTAGATATGTTTGCACCGATTGCCGTGCTTTCATTACAGAACCAAGCAACATTTATTCAAAACCTTCAAAATGCACTTACGACCCTACTATTGGAAAGTGGTTAGATGAGACCCAATAAATTTAAAATGGCTACATAAATGAGGAAAGATGAAATCGTTTGTATTACTTGTCTTGCTTTCATTAAACCAAATATATGCGCAGTATTATCTCCCACCGGCAATTATGGATTCGATTCGGGATATTGATAGGTCACTATCTTCTGATCGTAACTATATAGCCGCTTTGAATCGGTTAAACCGAATTCATGCAATGCCACAATATGCCGGGCAGCCTATATTGTTTAATCATTGGGGCTTGTATAATTCTTTAGTGTCCGATTATTCGACGGCAATTGCTTTTTTTGACTCCATTGAGCTTCTTCGTCAGAGTCAACGCCGTACCACATCATTGCCGCCAACCGGTTTAACCTTTGATACAAGCCAAATACGCCCTTATCCCGCGATGGAAACCATACTTCGCCTTGCAAAGAATAATTCCGTCGTAATGATCAATGAGCGTCATCACATGCCTATGCATCGGGCTTTTATTTTGGAACTTCTGATTCGCCTCAAAGCGCTCGGATATACCCACTATGCTGCCGAAGGATTGCAAAATCACGATACAATCACAAGCCCTACAACATACCCTGCGATAGGAAAGACAGGATATTATGTAAATGAGCCTGTTTTTGCTGAATTGATACGAACTGCCATTCTGTTGGGTTATAAGATAGTCGCCTATGAAACAACAAGCTCGGCATCTCCCGAATCCGATCCTATCAAAAACCAAAATAAAAGGGAAAAAGAACAGGCTGAAAATTTGTACAATAAAACTTTGCTCCAAGACCCTCATTGTAAAGTTTTAGTCCATGTCGGTTATGGTCACAACGATAAAATGGGAGTTGGCGGCTGGATACCTATGGCATCCTACTTCAAAACTATAAGCGGCGTCGAGCCTTTGTCCATTGATCAAATTGAAATGTTTGAACACCGTGTTTCGGATTTTGAAAACCCCTATTACCGGTTTATTTCCGGCATGATTTCGCAGCCTACAGTTTTTATTGAAAAATCTTCGAGCACATCTTGGGCGCACCTGCAACCCGGCAACTTCGATTTGGGAATATGCCACCCCAAAGAAACTTATGTTCATGGACGCCCGACATGGAGAAACATAGCTAACCGCTATCGGATGTATGATCTACCCAACGAAAAAAGAACAATTACAAAAGGTTTACTCCAGGCGTTTTATCATGATGAGCCTACGGATGCTGTTCCAGCAGATCAGATCGTTTTTAATACCGGCACTTGGCAGACGATCCCGTGTTTATTATTAAGACCGGGGAAATATCGCTTCCGATTAATAAGCGGGGAAAGCGATGCATCATCGGAATGGGTGGATACGGTCAAATAATCATGAGCCGCTTTCCGATATATCTTCAGCATGACAAAATGGACTGCGGCCCGGCTTGTATCCGTATGATAACAAGATTTTTTGGACGTACAGTCAGCCCGGAAAAATTACGCTGCATCACCTATGCCTCCAAGGGAGGCACCTCTCTTTTGAATTTGTCGGAGGCCGCAGAATCTTTGGGTTTTAGAACATTAGCGGTCAAGGTATCTCTTCAAAAGCTTCAGAAAGCGCCTCTGCCTTGTATTGTGTTTTGGCAGCAGCGTCACTTTATCGTAGTCTATAAGATCGGTCGAAGATATATCCATGTTGCCGATCCGGCGCACGGGATTCTAAAATACCGTCACGCAGACTTCGTATCCGGATGGTATAGTGACCGATCAAATGAAGGCGAGGGTCAGGGCATCGCCCTGCTCTTCGAACCAACGCCGGCATTTTACGAATCGGAGGATGATTTTGAAAAATCGTCGAATCCCAATAAAAAGGGCTTTGGCCTTTTATGGCCGTATTTGCGATCGCATCACAAGCTGATATTTCAGCTCGGTTTAGGTTTTTTATTGGGAAGCATATTACAGCTCATATTTCCGTTCCTCGCCCAATCTATGGTAGATATGGGTATTCACAATCAGAATATCGGCTTTGTATATACCATACTGTTAGCGCAACTGATGCTTTTTCTCAGCCGAA
Above is a genomic segment from bacterium containing:
- the gwsS gene encoding grasp-with-spasm system SPASM domain peptide maturase produces the protein MHGNCIPVKGAVKSVICDLQRHELKQISNDVFELLELLKNHPVEYLKNIYTTEFIDESLEFCVTNEFGFYTEEPWLFPEIDLSWDSPYQISNAIIDSSKQSKHNYKKIIDELDELGCETIQFRFYFCPQLSFLNHILLLTQVSRLKSIQLILKDENLITQKELEEVCRANPRIESIFLHSSHLFRIIDKIEGSHANIIYFTDRIESHDSCGNINKMYFCINIPMFTEAHKLNTCLNRKISIDVNGDIKNCPSMTRHFGNIHNTSLHSAIIQKEFKDLWLINKDQIEVCKICEFRYVCTDCRAFITEPSNIYSKPSKCTYDPTIGKWLDETQ